A window of Hordeum vulgare subsp. vulgare chromosome 5H, MorexV3_pseudomolecules_assembly, whole genome shotgun sequence genomic DNA:
GGCACGAGAAAGAAGATTCTAGATATACTTCTGTTGAAAAATAAAGAACAAGTCAGAGGTAGCAGAAACCTCGATATCAAGGAAGTAGTGAAAGAGGACCAAGAAcagacataagaaactgctcactaagagTTGCtacctattatgattgtgttgttAATCAATTAAAGAAGAAGAGTTCGACCGCGAGCTATATAGAAGGTGAACAAAAAGCACGGGATCATGAGCACTCGCTGAAAAACCAGCACACTCACACTGAGGACAAACACTTAAACCaaagggcttgcttaaggccatagaaagAGCGATAAGAAGATAGACCATTCCATCAGGAACAAAATACAAAGGTGGCATGTAGACCTCCTCACACGGCTCACTATTAAGAAAGGCATTCCTGACATTAAGCTAAGAGCCACACGAGTGGCGAAGAGAAGCCATAATGAGCACTATGCGAACACCTTACTGAATCAGGATTTGGGGTTCAAATCCTTGGGCTATCCCCCACCACCATCGTTGGCGTGTGAGTATAAGTCTCCTTACTTTCGATATTGCTTTACATATTGTTGAATTCTTCCTTCTGCTAATTTTTGTTGCTAACTTCTCTACTTCTTCCAGAGACCAGTCAAATGGGACATTGGTTATACTTTCAAAGGGATTTTTTGGTCGAGTGCTTGCTTATGAATGGTATCCCTTCAGCATATATCAAAGTGGCTATGTGGAAAATGTTTGGGAGGAACTTCCAAAACAAGTTGTTTGAATGTGTCCCAAAGTGTCTCACTTGCTTCATTCAAGGGTGATTTAACACAATTCATTACTTTCCACTGCTAGTATTTGATCCTCAACTAATGATGAAAATTATGATGTGTAGGAGAGATGAGGTGCTTTGCATGCACCGGATTGCTAATAAAGTGGCATGTAAGTAAAGGCAAACAAACTGTCATCCTAACTTCTGCTAGCTTGATTAGAACTAATGGAGACAAGATCAATGAGAACTTGAGGATTTGAGCTCCTAATCATTTTCTTTGGCTCCAATTAGATGGTAGTCATTTATAGTGGGTTTCATTCTATTTGCATTGCAAATTGAGGTGTTTCTCCCTCCAGAAcaatgtgtgtgtggggggggggggattggAATATCATTAGAATTACAACATTGCCATAGTTAGTGTTGAGAGTCGACTCAATGGTACTTGTCCTCATGGTATCTTAAGACCACTCACAGAGCCCAAGTCACGACAAGTGGTAGTAGCTATTGGGTGTAGCCCTCATGAAGGATTGTTAATTGCCTCAAAGAGTGACATGGAGAGATCAGTCTATGTTGCCTCAAAGGATTATTAGAGTACATCAGGAAGCTACAGGTTAGTGATGATGAGGGGCAAGAGATAACAACGGGACAGTCTCATCGACAAACTTATATCAATTCTGCAAGAAACCTTGGCCTGGTTCATATGTCCACACGCAACTATAAACAAGACTGGAAGATGCCCTAGCCTATGTTGACAACACACTTATTTATTTAACTGGGCGGAGAAGCGTCACTCACCACAATTATTTAGGAGCATTGCTATTTGCTACCCCTTTGTCTCATAATATAAGACATTTTTATTACAAGCTAACATAGCTTAtaaaaacgtcttatattgtgggacggagggagtatatagtatATACCAGCTAGCCCCACATACACATTACAGGCCCAAAAGTCATACTAGTCAGCAATATTAAGATCCTACGTTTGCCAGGTTCTTAACCTGAAGATGCACATAATTTGTTTATCGAATTTCAGCTGAAAATGACTATTACATATATTCTCAGAAAGTATTGGTCACGTCATGCATTGCAAGCAAAACATTTTTGTGCAGGTAAGGGGAGGCAGCCCGGTGCATGTAGCTTCCGCTTGCGCAGGGTCCGTGGAAGGTTCCAACCAGTTCGGGTCTATTGTATGCAGTCTTTTTCTACATTTCTGAAAAAAGGCTGACCGCATGGTCACAAGGCAACAGTTTTACCACTGCGTCAAGGCTTGCCTTCATTTTTGTGCAGGTAGAGAAGAGAAATGTGTCTGTGCTTGCATCAACACGATTaattaaatgaaaaaaagaagTCTCGCTCTCCATGTATTTTTTTTCCGTCTCCAACATCTCACCAAGATATGCAATCAAACAATTCAGCCTTCTTTGGTTCATAGGATAAAAATATTAAAGGAAGAGGGAGGTCATATAAAATGAGATGGCGTGTATGTTAAATCCTGCATAATGTGTATTTTCCTAGGAAATGTGGAGGATAGGCTAATGTGTATTTTCCTACGAAATGTGAAGGGTAGGAAGAATTCCTGCATAGAAATAGGATCCAATTCCTATAAACCAAATGACTCTAAAATAAAAAATTTCATATAGAAATCCTATCCTACAGAATTCCTACAAACCAAATAAGGCGTTCACTTATTTGTTAAGTACCACACACATAGTACATTACAAGTCGTTCCATTGCAGTCCTGATTAGTACGTACCAATAGTTGCGGTTAATAATGAGTGGATGTGACCAATAGTTGAGGTTAATAATGGCCGGTGTACCAATAGTTCCGTAGCAGCAGGGTGGGTGTGACCTGGTCTCGGTCAGCAAGTCTTCAAAGTTCAGTCTTGGATCATCCCATCCATCTGAAAGCCAAGGACCATGACCACCGTGCAGCAAGGTACAGACAGTATATTCATTCCAAGTCTCCATCTATTCTAGTCAGGGTTGCTAGCTGTGCAACAACCAGCCATGAATTCCTTACCACTAGTTGACTGCAAGAGATAACAACAACGCAAAGCTGCATCATGCATGGTCGAAATTATATTATCGATTATGTTATGCAGCAAAACCTCGGCCCTGATCGGGTGACCACATGCAACTAAACAAACAAGAAGATGCCAAGCAGCGCAAAATTTAAAAACGGAATGCTTCGGTTCCAATGTACCCTAACCTATGCTGACAGCGCAGTTATATACTGTAGTTAATTAACTAAACAGGGAGGCATCGCTCACCGGATATGCTTCCGACCCCGATTCCATTGTGCCCGCCCGCCATCTGAACAACATGTTCATTAACTACTCAGTTCAGCAACATCATTACTTGCTGCGGTTAAGGTTAGCAGCAGTTATGCAATCAGTTCAGGCCCAAGATCATTCCATTGCATTTCTGGTTAGCGGCAGATAATCAAGGTTAAAGCTGACCGGTCGGAAACGTTGACTATTTCAAAGTTTTGAGATCGCTGGATGGAATCATTTCAAAGTGACGTTGACCATGACCGGCCACAAAGATACCGTTGGCATATTCCAGCTGGCCAGCTGTGCAAGAACAAGCCTGCCAATGCCATGCATTCCCTGCCATTGATCGCTCTCTGTTGACTGAAGGAGATAGCAGGGCTACTGAAAGAGATGGCCCGTGGGTAGCAGGCCAGGAAGCTTCTCAGAAGCAGCTGTCGCCGATCTCAGGCCTCGCGTTGGAGGGATGATATCGATCTGTTCCGCCGAAATTCCTGAATGACATCTACGATGGACGTCGACTGAATTCCCCGGTTGGAGAACGACCCTGAGGCTCTGGGACCAACTTCTTGTTTGTTTCTGCACCGCATTCACAGCCATGTTGACCCCGGGGGGCTGAGAGAGCAAGAGAAAGCAGCCATTTGTTTGCTCCTCCTTGCTCTTATCTGCCCTGTCGCCTTGGCTGCCAACACCAGCAAACTCTAAGGCTTAGGGTAATGCACTTTTTCccctttgtttttcttttctcttctctTAGGGGATTGCTTGCCGCTTTCTCCTTTTCCCTTCTCTTCTCTGCACTCTGAGAGGTTGCTAGCTGGTTCTTCTCTGGTGGTAGCTAACTATTTGGTGGTGGTTCCACATGGCCGTGGTCGGCAGAGCCCGTGCTTCTCTCCCTTCTTCGCCGTCATCGTCGCCATTGCCGGCCTTCTCCCCTTGGTCGCCGCAGCCCGAGGTGGTGGAGAGGATGTTCACGCGTGGAGGGAGCGGGCGGTCGTCATCGTCCAGTGCCAGCGGGGCCAACAGGAGCGCCAGCCTCAGAGAGATCGACGAGGAGGCTGCTATCTtgggtgatgacgatgatgccgGCGGAGGGAAGCTGTATGTCGCCGTCGGGAAGGACATCAAGGACGGCAGGTCCAACCTCGTCTGGGCAGCTCGGAACCTCCTCGCCGATGATCCAAAGCTTGTCCTGCTGCACGTCCACCAGCCTGCCGACAGAATCATGATAGGTAAAAGGGACCGGCTTTGCTTCAGCTTTATCTCATCTGCATCAACTTGACCATGGAGAATAAAGGATCGTGGCAAGTAGTCTGGTTTTCTTGTTATTTCTGTTGGCATTTCAGTCGTTTCAGAAGCATTTTGTGTATCTTTGGGGAAAAAACAAACCTTTTGATTTCCGTGTCCTTTTCCATCCCCTGTTCCACAAGAGAATCTGCTGAAATGACACAAACGAAATTAGCAGCAGGCAGAAGTAGTCTTCGGTTGTTTTCGTTTTCTGCAGTGACCGATGTTGCTGTCAGACAGTTTCAGAAAGCACTCCCCTGCTTTCAGTAGCCGTCGCAAATACTCGTTCAGTAACCTATGCTGATTCAACTCTAATGTTACCGGCACAGGATTATGCAAGGTTCCTGCAAGTCAAGTCGAAGAAAAGGAGCTCAAAGCATACAGAAAGATTGAGAAGGAGGAGATGAACACACTTTTAAACCAGTACCTCAATTTCTGCAGAGTTTCTCTCAAGGTCAGTTAACTAATCCAGGAAAGGCTACATGGATCACTTATGATTTCTCGTTATATGTCATCTGTAAAAAATAAAAAGTAACAAATTTACAGATGCAAGCTGAAACACTGGTGATCGAGAAGAACAGTCCTGCAAATGGGATTATCGAGCTCATTGATCAGAATCACATTACAAAGCTTGTTATGGGAACATCTTCCTTCTCAGTGTATGTACAGATGCAATACTCCAACTCTGTAACGAGgttttctgaaaaacaaaatacaCCGCAATTATTTCCAACTGCACTGTTTCCATGGAGCAAAGCACCATGAGTTATGTAATTAGATGCTCGACTCCTGTATATGTAAATTTCATATTTCCTTTTTATTGGTCCGTTGTTCTAACAAGTGGCGATAAGGAAGGCGGCAGAACCATTTAGTCAATGCTTCACTTAAAACTCCCAATAACAAATAACTACGGTTTAACTAATTATCATCTCTCCCTCTGTCTGAAGTCTAAAGTAGAAATAACCCAAGTTGTTCATGTTGATTATGAATCTTGCATGAACAGGAAGAGGAAAGTACCAAAATCAAAAGTTGCTGCCGGTGTGCATCTACAGGCCAAACCATATTGCCAGATCTTCTTTACTTGTAAAGAGACTCTTGGTTGCTCTAGGTATGAGTGTCATGCATCCCTAACTCAGCATAAAGCAAATACTACATAGACTTTgcaaatttcagctcaagcaactactcaAAATTATATCTAGCCTGTCAAGTAAAACGGTGTCATGTTTCTTATCATTTTTCAGGGAGGCCACTCAGCTTTGTACAAAAGTAGAGTCACCCCGAAGTAGCTGTGCAAGCACTATCTCAGATCAACCTGAGTTAACTCCAAGATCTGTATCACTGCCACCAGGGCATCCAGGTCTCTTAGGCCCCATAGGCCAACAACCCCTTCCACGACGGTCCAACTCAGTCAGTTATCCCTTGTCTGGATTGATAGCAGACAATGTAGAAAATACGCCAGCTGCAAGGCGGCAGTCAATTGATAATCTCTTAGTCTCTACAGATCAACAGCCCCTGCCAAGGCGGTCCAACTCAGTTAGTTATCCTTCGCCTGGATTGATAGCGGGCAGTGTAGAAATCATGTCAGCTGCAAGGCGACAGTCAATTGATATGACACCAACAGGTTCCTCTCCAAGTTCCAGCCAGCAAAGCACTGGTGGGTCCTCATTGGGTCTGAGGGATTTGGACAGTATGGATGGTTCACCAGTGCCTGTTTCAGTTGCAAGCTCTGAAGAACATCAGCACTCTATGGTAAGCCATATTGGACTGACCTGAGTTCTCTAAGCATAGcacacctctttttttttggatTATAATAATTTTACGTCTGGAGGCCGGGGGAACTATCCCTCCATTATCTAAACAAGCAAACCTATTAATCAGAAATCAAGTACTATGTAATGTTAGAACTACGATTCAAGAGGCTCTGTAGAGGGAAATGGTTGACAATAAAGTGTCGTCATGGCTGTAGTAACTCTCAACCAATAGTGTCTGTTATGTTTGCCACTGGCACTATGGAAAAATTCCATTTTGTTAAACAAAATCTTACTGCTACTGCTCTATCATCTAAATTTGAGTTGACCAACCAAGGTCTTCTGTTTTGGTCTCAGTTATCATACTTACATAATGTTTTACAGGTGGAAATACATGAAACGTTTGAGCAACTGCACCTAGTACGCAATCAGCTAGAGCGCTCGAAGAAGGAAGCTTCCGAGGGCCGGCAGAAAGCTGAGAGGGATCTGTTTGAATCTTCTATGATGGTATTTTATTTGTTATTGACAGATAACTTTAGTTATCCATTGCTTAATCTACTGTATTTTACTAACCTTTCTTCTCTTAATACATGGAATTTATATTACATGTATCTCTCAAGTAAACGAACTGTTTTCTTGCAGTTCAAAGCACGGGAGAGTTCACTCcgcaaagaaaaaaaggaggcagAGGAAAGGCTAACAAGAGAGAAGATTGACCTTGAAAAGGAGCACCTCCATGTATGCAACGAGCTGCAGAAGGCAAATGAGGAAAGGGCAGAACTGGAGAGCAAGCTTCTCCAGACAAATGCCCTAATGGAAGAGCTCCGACAGATGCAAGCAGAGCTGGAGCGCGAGAAAGAGCATGCTGttaaagaagctgaagagatgcgcCAAACAATCGGTAACAGTGTATTTGGCCCTACTAGTGCTGTTACCCTAACAGAGTTCAGCTACACAGAGATAAAAGAAGCGACGGACAACTTTGATGACTCCAAAAAGATTGGCAGCGGTGGGTGTGGAACCGTCTACAAGGGATTTCTCCGTCATACTACCGTAGCCATAAAGAAATTCAACCGTGAAGGCACAACAGGAGATAAAGAGTTCAATGACGAGGTAATTTTCATCATTAAGAGTTAAGACGTGTTGTCAGATGAAAAGAAGTAAAACAGGTAAAACGGCGCATCTAAATATGTGATTTCTAATAAATTGCAGGTAGAAACACTTAGTAGGATGAGGCATCCAAACCTTGTCACTCTGATAGGGGTGTGCAGGGAGGCCAAAGCATTGGTCTTCGAATTCTTGTCGAACGGAAGCCTAGAGGACTGCCTGCAGGGCGAGCACCCAAGAGAGCCGCTCTCATGGCGAATGCGCATCAGAATCGCTGCCGACATCTGCACGGGACTTATCTTCCTCCACTCAAACAAACCAAAAGGCATTGCCCATGGCGATCTGAAGCCTGACAATGTCCTTCTTGACACTAGCTTCGTTTGCAAACTGGCAGACTTTGGAATCTCTCGTCCCTTGGATGTAAcaaacaccaccatcacccctTACCACCGAACAAACCAAATTAAAGGCACAATGGGATACATGGATCCAGGATACATCGCCTCAGGGGAGATCACAGCTCAGTATGACGTCTACTCCTTTGGTGTAGTTCTGATGCGGTTGCTGACTGGCAAGAGCCCGCTAGGGCTTCCGAATGAGGTGGAGGCAGCCTTGAGCAATGACATGTTGCAAGACATAATTGATACTTCTGCAGGGGAATGGCCACCTGAGTACACTGAAGAGTTGGCAAGATTAGCACTGAGATGTTGCCGGTATGAACGAAAGCAGCGGCCTAATCTTGCAAATGAGGCCTGGGGTATCCTGCAAGCTATGATGAACTGTCCAGACGATAAATGCAAGCCACCAACGTATTTCATTTGTCCAATGACACAGGTTCGTTAACAATTACAAAAATGAAGCACTTGAATCATGCGATGCCAGCCACACCACCAACTATCTTATGTTTACGATTCAGTCGTTACAGTATTTAATATCAACTCTGATATAATGATGTTTTATTTGCTTTGAAGTAAGGTGGTCAGCATCATCACCTTTAGTTTGATAACCTCGAATCTTTGTAACATTTTCAGGAGATCATGAGGGATCCGCATATTGCTGCCGATGGATTCACATATGAAGGTGATGCCATCAAGGACTGGTTTCAAAGGGGGCATAAAATGTCCCCAATGACCTACCTCAGCTTCACACACCATGAGTTAATACCCAACACTGCCCTTCGTTTTGCAATTCAAGAATGGCAAATGCAACAGCAACCGTGATTTTTAACCTTCCATTTGATCTGTACAGTCGTGTTAGGAAGTGAAGCAAATGGTTTGCAAGTGTGCACAGTCTACTTTAGCAGTTAGCGCTTTCTCAATGTTTAGACCCACAACCGAGAAGTTACGTACATGTTTCGGTCACATGTGTTGGGATGAACTGACATGACATGGCATGTAACTCTCCAAGAGAGAGTGGGTATTCAGGTTCATTGAAAAATGTTGTATATGGGCATTTTAATTCCCTCTCAGGTATGCAGAGTTGGGAGTTAAAGACTTCAGATAAATCAGAGCACAGACAGTTTATAATAATGTGATCAATCATAAAGTAACTGTGCACGTTCGATTCTTACTGCAGATACTGGCATGAGTCCATAATTCCATGGTAGGCTGTCATTTTTCACGAGATAAtaggtactccctctgtaaactaatctaaacgctcttatattagtttacagagggagtacattatTATCTGTATGTACTACTCATGCCAGGTCGACGGAGAATGCGTAGGTAAAGTCATTTAGCTGCTCTTACTCATCTACCGTACAATTTAGCCCCAATCCACTAGCGCTAACTTCCAAAGTAAAGGCGCGTTGTTTTCATAGAAGGGAGGCGGAGAAAGCCAGCGTTGCCAAAACAAACAGCTTGCAACACAAGATCAATTCGGCGCTCCTCTAAGATACCTGGGCTGGGCATTCGAACAAACAGGTGGTGCGCAGCCAGAAGCTAACCACGAAACCAGAGGAGGGGAGCAGAGAAGATAACTTACAGAGGAGGGAAGTCGAGCAAAGCAGGGAGAACTTTACAAGTCAGCCAGTCCGTTGTCCATGAGAAAGGCAGGCACAGCACACCTAGCTCCTGCCATGCCATGGAAATTGCAGTGGCACTGTTGGGCAATTCCTTGCTCTGCACAAATAAATCGCCATCAGTCACATCATATTACATATAGCTTCTTCATTAGCTTTGTCACAAACAATACAATACCATACAACACAGATTAAACAAGGAGCAACAAGTCAAGCCGGCCTGGCCTGGCAGCAGGTGTGGCTGTGTACAGCTACTGGCCTACTACATACACTATGCACAATTAGCATGGAATGAGTCGGAGAAAGATGAGAGAATTACTAGTATAGTATGGTGTGGACGGAAGAAGCAAGTATAAAAATGCAGAGGAGCCAAGCGCAGGGGACAAGTCCAAAGCTGGCCTGGCTGAGGACGCCAAGAGAGAAACGATAGACCAGCTAACTATCTGCCATGGACATGGCTGCTGGCAACTCGCCGGAGCAGCCCTCCCCCGACTCCGGCGAGGAGATGAAGAAGGTGTACGTGGCGGTGGGGGCCGGGTCCGACTCCAAGGCGATGGTGCTGTGGGCGCTGCACAAGTTCCCCAAAGACTCCGCCGCAGCCTCCTTGGTCCTGCTCCATGTCTACCCCCGACCCAAGCTCATCCCCATCAGTACGTGCGTCTCTTTGCTTTTCCCCCTTTTTACAGTAATCACAACTACGATCTCTACCGTCAAAAACAAATGTTCCCTTTTGTGCAACAAAATCAACCAGGCCTCCAGTTCTTTCTGTAAATCGCAGTCACAACTCTGGCGACGGAAAATATTTGGCTAGCAAGTTTTCAATTGTCAACATGCAATTTACGGGGCGTAAAAATCAGTGCCATTAAGTTTGATGTAACAAAAATATCTACTTATGACAGCGATTTTGTATGACACAAGCTAGGCACATATTGATATGGTGATTATCAATCGAAGTCTTCTGTTAACAAATCAAAATACGCTCTATATAACTTCGCAACGGAGCGAGCAATGAACTATGGGTGCAAAAATTTATGTGTCCAATGCTGTTCACAGTGGGTGCCAGGATACCTGCTAGCCAGGTGCAGGAGCAGGAGCTGATTGCCTACAAGAAGATGGAGCTACAAACAATCAGTGACACTCTGGATCAACACCTGCTATTATGCGCACAGGAAAAGGTTCAAGCCTGCCATTGCCAGCTCCAAGAATGCCAAGAAAACTAGTTTATGCAGCCATCTTCAAACATGTCGACATTGACCCATGTATCTGCTGCACAGGTACAAGCTAAGAAGCTGGTGGTGGAATCAGAGGATGTAGCAGAGGGACTGGTGCAGCTCATCGCTGCGCGTCATGTCACTGCTCTTGTCATGGGGGCAGCAGCTGATAAGCATTACACAAAGTATGTATGCGTGCAGACTTCTGACTGATCCTTTTAGAACTTCTATGGATGATCACC
This region includes:
- the LOC123399840 gene encoding U-box domain-containing protein 33-like isoform X2 translates to MFTRGGSGRSSSSSASGANRSASLREIDEEAAILGDDDDAGGGKLYVAVGKDIKDGRSNLVWAARNLLADDPKLVLLHVHQPADRIMIGLCKVPASQVEEKELKAYRKIEKEEMNTLLNQYLNFCRVSLKMQAETLVIEKNSPANGIIELIDQNHITKLVMGTSSFSVKRKVPKSKVAAGVHLQAKPYCQIFFTCKETLGCSREATQLCTKVESPRSSCASTISDQPELTPRSVSLPPGHPGLLGPIGQQPLPRRSNSVSYPLSGLIADNVENTPAARRQSIDNLLVSTDQQPLPRRSNSVSYPSPGLIAGSVEIMSAARRQSIDMTPTGSSPSSSQQSTGGSSLGLRDLDSMDGSPVPVSVASSEEHQHSMVEIHETFEQLHLVRNQLERSKKEASEGRQKAERDLFESSMMFKARESSLRKEKKEAEERLTREKIDLEKEHLHVCNELQKANEERAELESKLLQTNALMEELRQMQAELEREKEHAVKEAEEMRQTIGNSVFGPTSAVTLTEFSYTEIKEATDNFDDSKKIGSGGCGTVYKGFLRHTTVAIKKFNREGTTGDKEFNDEVETLSRMRHPNLVTLIGVCREAKALVFEFLSNGSLEDCLQGEHPREPLSWRMRIRIAADICTGLIFLHSNKPKGIAHGDLKPDNVLLDTSFVCKLADFGISRPLDVTNTTITPYHRTNQIKGTMGYMDPGYIASGEITAQYDVYSFGVVLMRLLTGKSPLGLPNEVEAALSNDMLQDIIDTSAGEWPPEYTEELARLALRCCRYERKQRPNLANEAWGILQAMMNCPDDKCKPPTYFICPMTQEIMRDPHIAADGFTYEGDAIKDWFQRGHKMSPMTYLSFTHHELIPNTALRFAIQEWQMQQQP
- the LOC123399840 gene encoding U-box domain-containing protein 33-like isoform X1 encodes the protein MAVVGRARASLPSSPSSSPLPAFSPWSPQPEVVERMFTRGGSGRSSSSSASGANRSASLREIDEEAAILGDDDDAGGGKLYVAVGKDIKDGRSNLVWAARNLLADDPKLVLLHVHQPADRIMIGLCKVPASQVEEKELKAYRKIEKEEMNTLLNQYLNFCRVSLKMQAETLVIEKNSPANGIIELIDQNHITKLVMGTSSFSVKRKVPKSKVAAGVHLQAKPYCQIFFTCKETLGCSREATQLCTKVESPRSSCASTISDQPELTPRSVSLPPGHPGLLGPIGQQPLPRRSNSVSYPLSGLIADNVENTPAARRQSIDNLLVSTDQQPLPRRSNSVSYPSPGLIAGSVEIMSAARRQSIDMTPTGSSPSSSQQSTGGSSLGLRDLDSMDGSPVPVSVASSEEHQHSMVEIHETFEQLHLVRNQLERSKKEASEGRQKAERDLFESSMMFKARESSLRKEKKEAEERLTREKIDLEKEHLHVCNELQKANEERAELESKLLQTNALMEELRQMQAELEREKEHAVKEAEEMRQTIGNSVFGPTSAVTLTEFSYTEIKEATDNFDDSKKIGSGGCGTVYKGFLRHTTVAIKKFNREGTTGDKEFNDEVETLSRMRHPNLVTLIGVCREAKALVFEFLSNGSLEDCLQGEHPREPLSWRMRIRIAADICTGLIFLHSNKPKGIAHGDLKPDNVLLDTSFVCKLADFGISRPLDVTNTTITPYHRTNQIKGTMGYMDPGYIASGEITAQYDVYSFGVVLMRLLTGKSPLGLPNEVEAALSNDMLQDIIDTSAGEWPPEYTEELARLALRCCRYERKQRPNLANEAWGILQAMMNCPDDKCKPPTYFICPMTQEIMRDPHIAADGFTYEGDAIKDWFQRGHKMSPMTYLSFTHHELIPNTALRFAIQEWQMQQQP